From the Chiroxiphia lanceolata isolate bChiLan1 chromosome Z, bChiLan1.pri, whole genome shotgun sequence genome, one window contains:
- the CCL28 gene encoding C-C motif chemokine 28 produces the protein MDTNLVTVLVVLAVTVSQTSETLFPGAFNCCTKITEEIPKGILRRVERFEIQKADGLCHLEAVILYIEGKKFCVSPRIKKVKKWMKKMNHKIHRRKLHVRKQRRTRITKKKGQKQ, from the exons ATGGATACGAACTTAGTCACTGTTTTGGTTGTTCTAGCAGTCACGGTTAGTCAGACGTCTGAGA CTTTGTTTCCTGGGGCCTTTAACTGTTGCACAAAGATTACAGAAGAAATTCCCAAAGGAATTCTCCGAAGAGTGGAGAGGTTTGAAATCCAGAAAGCTGATGGCCTGTGTCACCTAGAAGCTGTTAT tCTCTATATAGAAGGCAAAAAGTTCTGTGTGAGTCCACGgattaaaaaagttaaaaaatggATGAAGAAGATGAACCACAAgattcacagaagaaaacttcatgttagaaagcagagaagaacGAGAATTACtaaaaagaaaggacagaaacaGTAG